One window from the genome of Microbacterium sulfonylureivorans encodes:
- a CDS encoding adenylyl cyclase — translation MTSHSPHRPRTRLAAVVTGAALIAGALMATPAVAAPPRAVDPFDPDFGPNVTIYSPNTPQSQIQTELDALHTQQVNAEMSTERRAVYFLPGQYGSTADPLQFNVGYYTDVAGLGASPEDVRINGGIEVYNRCLADGGTGNCLALVNFWRTISNLSIDVNKAGQDGCRASANFWAVSQAVSMRRVDISGANMSLMDYCTAGPQYASGGFIADSRLPFVVSGSQQQWLIRDSEVAGWSNGVWNQVFSGVVGAPDDAGFPSPPYTTIDETPISREKPYLYVDDDGRYNVRVPAVQHDSSGVTWADGETEGRSIPITDFFIATPDDSVKDINNALARGQHLILTPGVYDIDRTIEVKRADTVVLGLGHATLTAVGGAIPLEVKDAPGIVVAGVTIDAGTELSPVLLRVGKAKGGKPLGAANPITLSDVYFRVGGPHIGKSTTALEVNSDNVLIDHTWVWRGDHGVEGFTEGFNGDTDRWNTNTGTNGVIVNGDNVTATGLFVEHFQTYNTLWKGENGRVILYQNELPYDPPTQADWTQPDGTLGYPGYVVDKKVKKHRLDGAGVYVFNQNNPSIITANGFSVPEAPGVQLHHIMTVNLSAGTIQHVVNGVGGQADNTNTGVPQYIVDYPTP, via the coding sequence ATGACCAGCCACTCCCCCCACCGCCCGAGGACGCGGCTCGCAGCCGTCGTCACCGGTGCGGCGCTCATCGCCGGAGCGCTCATGGCCACCCCGGCCGTCGCCGCCCCGCCGCGGGCCGTCGACCCCTTCGACCCCGACTTCGGGCCGAACGTCACCATCTACAGCCCCAACACTCCGCAGAGTCAGATCCAGACCGAGCTCGACGCTCTGCACACCCAGCAGGTGAACGCCGAGATGAGCACCGAGCGCCGCGCGGTGTACTTCCTCCCCGGCCAGTACGGCTCGACCGCCGATCCCCTGCAGTTCAACGTCGGCTACTACACCGACGTCGCCGGTCTCGGAGCCTCACCCGAAGACGTCAGGATCAACGGCGGCATCGAGGTCTACAACCGCTGCCTCGCCGACGGCGGCACCGGCAACTGCCTCGCTCTCGTCAACTTCTGGCGCACGATCTCGAACCTCTCGATCGACGTGAACAAGGCGGGCCAGGACGGATGCCGCGCCAGCGCGAACTTCTGGGCCGTGTCGCAGGCGGTCTCGATGCGCCGCGTCGACATCTCGGGCGCCAACATGTCGCTCATGGACTACTGCACCGCAGGCCCGCAGTACGCGAGCGGCGGGTTCATCGCCGACTCGCGCCTGCCCTTCGTGGTCAGCGGGTCGCAGCAGCAGTGGCTCATCCGCGACAGCGAGGTGGCCGGCTGGTCGAACGGCGTGTGGAACCAGGTGTTCTCGGGCGTCGTGGGCGCCCCCGACGACGCCGGCTTCCCGAGCCCGCCGTACACGACGATCGACGAGACGCCGATCAGCCGTGAGAAGCCGTACCTGTACGTCGACGACGACGGCCGCTACAACGTGCGCGTGCCCGCCGTGCAGCACGACTCCAGCGGTGTCACGTGGGCCGACGGGGAGACGGAGGGGCGCAGCATCCCCATCACCGACTTCTTCATCGCGACCCCCGACGACTCGGTGAAGGACATCAACAACGCCCTCGCCCGCGGTCAGCACCTGATCCTCACGCCCGGTGTGTATGACATCGATCGAACGATCGAGGTCAAGCGCGCCGACACGGTGGTGCTCGGCCTGGGTCACGCGACCCTCACGGCCGTCGGCGGAGCGATCCCGCTCGAGGTGAAGGATGCCCCGGGCATCGTCGTCGCCGGAGTCACCATCGACGCCGGCACCGAGTTGTCGCCCGTGCTGCTGCGCGTCGGCAAGGCCAAGGGCGGAAAGCCGCTCGGCGCCGCGAACCCGATCACGCTCAGCGACGTGTACTTCCGCGTCGGCGGACCGCACATCGGCAAGTCGACGACCGCACTCGAGGTGAACTCCGACAACGTTCTCATCGACCACACGTGGGTCTGGCGCGGTGACCACGGCGTCGAGGGCTTCACCGAGGGCTTCAACGGCGACACCGACCGCTGGAACACCAACACCGGCACGAACGGCGTCATCGTCAACGGCGACAACGTCACCGCGACGGGCCTGTTCGTCGAGCACTTCCAGACCTACAACACCCTATGGAAGGGGGAGAACGGCCGCGTGATCCTCTACCAGAACGAGCTGCCGTACGACCCGCCGACCCAGGCGGACTGGACGCAGCCCGACGGCACGCTCGGCTACCCCGGCTACGTCGTCGACAAGAAGGTGAAGAAGCACCGCCTCGACGGTGCCGGCGTCTACGTCTTCAACCAGAACAACCCGTCGATCATCACGGCCAACGGCTTCTCGGTCCCGGAGGCGCCCGGTGTGCAGCTGCACCACATCATGACGGTGAACCTCAGCGCCGGCACGATCCAGCACGTCGTGAACGGCGTCGGCGGTCAGGCCGACAACACCAACACCGGCGTTCCGCAGTACATCGTGGACTACCCCACGCCGTAG
- a CDS encoding DUF1294 domain-containing protein — protein MPLASATHGARDAASDRPRDLSRPLPSAASWTVLLTFVAAFAVAFVVLGLPWWMPALYLGMSLIAFAAYGFDKAAARRDAPRTPEKSLLALGLLCGWPGALVAQQAFRHKTRKRSFRRAFWRTVVLNVVLLGAFVALATLRGWDLDPAWLPSPGRLFGI, from the coding sequence ATGCCCCTCGCCTCCGCGACGCACGGCGCCCGCGACGCCGCGTCCGACCGACCTCGAGATCTGTCCCGGCCGCTCCCCTCGGCGGCCAGCTGGACCGTGCTCCTCACCTTCGTCGCCGCCTTCGCGGTCGCCTTCGTCGTCCTGGGGCTCCCCTGGTGGATGCCGGCCCTCTACCTGGGGATGAGCCTCATCGCGTTCGCGGCCTACGGCTTCGACAAGGCCGCCGCACGCCGCGACGCACCGCGCACGCCCGAGAAGTCGCTGCTCGCGCTCGGCCTCCTGTGCGGCTGGCCCGGCGCGCTCGTCGCGCAGCAGGCGTTCCGCCACAAGACGCGCAAGCGCTCGTTCCGCCGCGCGTTCTGGCGCACGGTCGTGCTCAACGTCGTCCTGCTCGGGGCGTTCGTCGCGCTCGCGACGCTGCGCGGCTGGGACCTCGATCCCGCCTGGCTTCCGAGCCCCGGCCGGCTGTTCGGCATCTGA
- a CDS encoding aldo/keto reductase, with amino-acid sequence MQQRPLGRTGRDVSAIGLGTWQLGADWGAVSEDDATAVLAASADHGVTLFDTADVYGDGRSESIIGRFLARRADHGITVATKMGRRVAQEPENYTAESFRAWTDRSRANLGVDTLDLVQLHCPPTAVIDDDATYDALDALVADGTIAAYGVSVETCAQALAAIARPNVTNVQIIFNPFRLKPLDEVLPAASAAGVAIFARVPLASGLLSGRYTASTTFAENDHRTFNRHGEAFDRGETFSGVDFGVGLDAAAELAATLPAGVTLPAATLAWIAAQDGVTSVIPGARNVAQAGANADAAALLEGRFDVDAFDRVVRGVYDRDLREAIHPLW; translated from the coding sequence ATGCAGCAGCGCCCTCTCGGCCGCACCGGACGCGATGTGTCGGCGATCGGCCTCGGAACCTGGCAGCTCGGCGCCGACTGGGGTGCGGTGAGCGAGGACGATGCGACCGCGGTGCTGGCGGCATCCGCCGATCACGGTGTGACGCTGTTCGACACTGCCGACGTATACGGCGACGGGCGGAGCGAGTCGATCATCGGGCGCTTCCTCGCGAGGCGAGCCGATCACGGGATCACGGTCGCGACGAAGATGGGCCGCCGTGTCGCGCAGGAGCCCGAGAACTACACGGCCGAGAGCTTCCGCGCGTGGACCGACCGTTCGCGCGCGAACCTCGGCGTCGACACGCTCGACCTCGTGCAGCTGCACTGCCCGCCGACCGCCGTGATCGACGACGACGCGACGTACGACGCCCTCGATGCGCTTGTCGCCGACGGGACGATCGCGGCATACGGCGTCTCGGTCGAGACGTGCGCGCAGGCGCTCGCCGCGATCGCTCGGCCGAACGTGACGAACGTGCAGATCATCTTCAACCCGTTCCGACTCAAGCCGCTCGACGAGGTGCTGCCCGCGGCGTCCGCCGCCGGTGTCGCGATCTTCGCGCGCGTGCCCCTCGCGTCGGGTTTGCTCTCGGGGCGGTACACGGCGTCGACGACGTTCGCCGAGAACGATCACCGCACCTTCAACCGTCACGGCGAGGCGTTCGACCGGGGCGAGACGTTCTCGGGCGTCGACTTTGGGGTGGGACTGGATGCCGCGGCCGAGCTGGCCGCGACGCTCCCGGCCGGTGTGACCCTGCCTGCCGCGACGCTCGCGTGGATCGCCGCGCAGGACGGCGTGACGAGTGTGATCCCGGGCGCCCGCAACGTGGCGCAGGCGGGAGCGAACGCGGATGCCGCGGCCCTTCTCGAGGGCCGGTTCGACGTCGACGCGTTCGACCGGGTCGTGCGGGGCGTCTACGACCGGGATCTGCGGGAGGCCATCCACCCGCTCTGGTGA
- a CDS encoding L,D-transpeptidase, whose translation MGTRRAWLVGGGIAVVIVGVLAAALLVRPAGPVASAPSPRATTTPSPSPTPTPTPTPTGFAANTASYDVTALPQVSVFAVIPGLLVDDDPFIVPLGETALPSGIGAPVWADPTGEPVGYLPRELPFDGTTVPVVEHQDDWVKVLLVGRQAVPSKGDPGQVTGWMRMQDVELAASDIAVEVSISDRTVDIVRGGDSERIATDFAWGADATPTPLGRAYIMTTRVVPEYWYTRGNPIVYLSVQSPTLDGFGGADVAVTAFHYHDERSGPISNGCIRLDPEAIAKLAELPYGTPVVIRP comes from the coding sequence ATGGGGACACGTCGTGCGTGGCTGGTCGGCGGCGGCATCGCCGTCGTGATCGTCGGCGTGCTGGCGGCGGCGCTCCTCGTGCGTCCGGCCGGGCCCGTGGCATCCGCTCCCTCGCCCCGCGCGACGACGACCCCGAGCCCCAGCCCGACGCCCACCCCGACCCCGACGCCGACCGGCTTCGCGGCGAACACGGCGTCGTACGACGTGACGGCCCTGCCGCAGGTGAGCGTGTTCGCGGTGATCCCCGGTCTCCTCGTCGACGACGACCCGTTCATCGTGCCCCTGGGGGAGACCGCGCTGCCGAGCGGCATCGGTGCGCCGGTGTGGGCGGATCCGACCGGCGAGCCCGTCGGCTATCTGCCGCGCGAGCTCCCGTTCGACGGCACGACGGTCCCGGTCGTCGAGCACCAGGACGACTGGGTCAAGGTGCTGCTGGTGGGGCGTCAGGCCGTGCCGTCGAAGGGCGACCCGGGGCAGGTGACCGGATGGATGCGAATGCAGGACGTCGAGCTCGCGGCATCCGACATCGCCGTCGAGGTGAGCATTTCGGACCGCACCGTCGACATCGTGCGCGGCGGCGACTCCGAGCGGATCGCGACGGACTTCGCGTGGGGCGCGGACGCGACGCCGACGCCCCTCGGCCGCGCGTACATCATGACGACGCGGGTCGTGCCCGAGTACTGGTACACGCGCGGAAACCCGATCGTCTACCTGTCGGTGCAGTCGCCTACCCTCGACGGGTTCGGGGGAGCGGATGTCGCGGTCACGGCGTTCCACTACCACGACGAGCGCTCCGGCCCGATCTCGAACGGGTGCATCCGCCTCGATCCCGAAGCGATCGCGAAGCTCGCGGAGCTGCCGTACGGGACGCCGGTCGTCATCCGCCCCTGA
- a CDS encoding CPBP family intramembrane glutamic endopeptidase: MRVAPKAWIGIAVWATYVVVIFVVGLLSGVPYTDLGDSADTLFRGAVLFLAVGAVVAVVATTVLGWWKPAIREERRSHHKWPVVAPALMAVAVVLTLSLGVDWSRMEGSYVVGLLLLAVLVGFNEEIVTRGLLLTGLRGSVREPLAWFISSALFALMHGVNVLMGAPALDTVQQIGFAFLGGTAFYIVRRVTGSLIWAMVLHGAWDFTTFASGHAPAGAAATLGLYVGIVGEVLALVFVFWTFRSTGDAAATAAPAAVTT; the protein is encoded by the coding sequence ATGCGCGTCGCCCCCAAGGCCTGGATCGGCATTGCCGTCTGGGCGACCTACGTCGTCGTCATCTTCGTCGTCGGCCTCCTGTCCGGCGTTCCGTACACCGACCTGGGCGACAGCGCCGACACGCTGTTCCGCGGAGCCGTGCTCTTCCTCGCGGTCGGGGCCGTGGTCGCCGTCGTGGCGACGACCGTCCTGGGCTGGTGGAAGCCCGCGATCCGCGAGGAGCGCCGCAGCCACCACAAGTGGCCGGTCGTCGCGCCCGCACTCATGGCCGTGGCGGTCGTGCTGACGCTGAGCCTCGGGGTCGACTGGAGCCGCATGGAGGGCTCGTATGTCGTCGGGCTTCTCCTCCTCGCCGTCCTGGTCGGGTTCAACGAGGAGATCGTGACCCGGGGCCTCCTCCTCACCGGCTTGCGCGGCAGCGTTCGCGAGCCGCTCGCCTGGTTCATCTCGAGCGCGCTGTTCGCGCTCATGCACGGCGTGAACGTCCTCATGGGGGCTCCGGCGCTCGACACCGTCCAGCAGATCGGGTTCGCGTTCCTCGGCGGGACGGCCTTCTACATCGTGCGGCGGGTGACCGGAAGCCTCATCTGGGCGATGGTCCTCCACGGGGCGTGGGACTTCACCACGTTCGCGTCGGGCCACGCGCCCGCCGGTGCGGCGGCGACCCTCGGGCTCTACGTCGGCATCGTCGGCGAGGTCCTCGCTCTCGTGTTCGTCTTCTGGACGTTCCGCAGCACGGGGGACGCGGCGGCGACCGCCGCGCCCGCCGCCGTCACGACCTGA
- a CDS encoding DUF2809 domain-containing protein, translated as MDAPAPRRRTRRVVAAVLLLAVVAAGLAVHAMLPDTTATDIAGDALYAAAAYLAVVILAPRVPPLAVGAISGAWCVAVELFQLTGVPLELGAVFPPAMLLLGTVFDGRDLLVYLLTIVLLVGADAVVTRSRPVGVTARPDGR; from the coding sequence ATGGATGCCCCCGCCCCACGCCGACGGACGCGTCGCGTCGTCGCGGCCGTCCTCCTGCTCGCCGTGGTCGCCGCCGGACTCGCCGTCCACGCGATGCTTCCCGACACCACCGCGACCGACATCGCCGGCGATGCGCTCTATGCGGCGGCGGCGTACCTCGCCGTGGTGATCCTCGCGCCACGAGTGCCGCCGCTCGCGGTGGGAGCCATCTCCGGTGCGTGGTGTGTGGCGGTGGAGCTCTTCCAGCTCACCGGCGTCCCGCTCGAGCTCGGGGCGGTCTTCCCGCCCGCGATGCTACTGCTCGGAACGGTCTTCGACGGACGCGACCTGCTGGTCTACCTGCTGACGATCGTGCTCCTCGTCGGTGCGGATGCCGTCGTCACCCGGTCCCGTCCCGTCGGTGTGACGGCGCGGCCCGACGGCCGCTGA
- a CDS encoding GNAT family N-acetyltransferase, translated as MAQITIEPATSERFGDAQHALTGGGDGTACQCQWWTITNAEFQRTTTAERQEMLRAEIVSGPPPALIAYVDDQPAGWVRVGPRTAQVRLSRTKNYSANSEEPWDDDAVWAVSCFVVRREHRGEGLNARLLEAAVDYARAGGARVVEAYPVDPAAGRKKSPNELYHGTVSTFVAAGFREVARPRPDLAIVALDLTV; from the coding sequence ATGGCGCAGATCACGATCGAACCGGCGACATCCGAGCGTTTCGGCGACGCCCAGCACGCCCTCACCGGCGGCGGCGATGGGACCGCCTGCCAGTGCCAGTGGTGGACGATCACGAACGCGGAGTTCCAGCGCACGACCACCGCGGAGCGTCAGGAGATGCTCCGCGCCGAGATCGTGTCCGGACCGCCGCCGGCCCTCATCGCGTACGTCGACGACCAGCCGGCGGGCTGGGTCCGCGTCGGGCCGCGCACCGCCCAGGTGCGCCTGTCCCGCACGAAGAACTACTCCGCGAACTCGGAAGAGCCGTGGGACGACGACGCGGTGTGGGCCGTCAGCTGCTTCGTCGTCCGCCGGGAGCACCGTGGCGAGGGGCTCAACGCCCGTCTCCTCGAGGCTGCCGTCGACTACGCCCGCGCGGGCGGCGCACGCGTCGTCGAGGCGTACCCGGTCGATCCGGCCGCCGGGCGGAAGAAGTCGCCCAACGAGCTGTACCACGGCACCGTCTCGACGTTCGTCGCGGCGGGCTTCCGCGAAGTGGCGCGCCCGCGGCCCGACCTCGCCATCGTCGCCCTCGATCTCACGGTCTGA
- a CDS encoding lysoplasmalogenase produces the protein MPRLWIGFVPYVALSLVHVAALTLDADAVAAPTKLALMPALALAVVWGARGAWTGAHTLLVVAVGLSWLGDGAGAFFPWAPTVPMMLLWFGLAHLCYIWLFWRVLAVRRPPLWSAVYAVWWVVLLAVLWQSLGGLLVPVAVYGLVLGATAAGAARCHPVIAWGGVFFLASDTVLAFRLFVPDAMPDWTSPVVMLTYCLGQGLIAAGVLIAVRLRRDDAVAAAPTEAVA, from the coding sequence ATGCCGCGGCTCTGGATCGGATTCGTCCCCTACGTCGCGCTCTCGCTCGTCCACGTCGCGGCGCTCACCCTCGACGCGGACGCCGTCGCCGCCCCGACCAAGCTCGCCTTGATGCCGGCGCTCGCGCTCGCCGTCGTCTGGGGCGCACGCGGCGCGTGGACCGGCGCCCACACCCTGCTCGTCGTCGCGGTCGGCCTGTCGTGGCTGGGCGACGGCGCCGGCGCCTTCTTCCCGTGGGCTCCCACGGTGCCGATGATGCTGCTGTGGTTCGGCCTCGCGCACCTCTGCTACATCTGGCTGTTCTGGCGCGTGCTGGCCGTTCGACGACCGCCGCTGTGGTCTGCGGTGTACGCGGTCTGGTGGGTCGTGCTCCTCGCGGTGCTGTGGCAGAGCCTCGGCGGGCTCCTCGTGCCCGTCGCCGTCTACGGGCTCGTGCTCGGCGCGACCGCAGCCGGAGCCGCCCGCTGCCATCCGGTGATCGCGTGGGGCGGCGTCTTCTTCCTCGCCTCCGACACCGTGCTCGCCTTCCGCCTGTTCGTCCCCGACGCGATGCCCGACTGGACCAGCCCCGTCGTGATGCTGACGTACTGCCTCGGGCAGGGGCTCATCGCCGCGGGCGTGCTGATCGCGGTGCGGCTGCGTCGCGACGACGCCGTCGCCGCCGCACCGACCGAGGCGGTCGCATGA
- a CDS encoding RNA-binding S4 domain-containing protein produces the protein MTDASARVDAWLWAVRVYKTRSAATTACRAGHVRVNGEKAKAAQPVKPGDELRVRISGFDRILVVKKPITKRVGAVLAAEAVDDRTPPPPPRELTAFVPVRDRGAGRPTKRERRDIDRLRGRDHGDPGDFDD, from the coding sequence ATGACGGATGCCTCGGCCCGCGTCGACGCGTGGCTCTGGGCCGTCCGGGTCTACAAGACGCGGTCGGCGGCGACGACCGCGTGCCGGGCCGGGCACGTGCGGGTCAACGGCGAGAAGGCGAAGGCCGCTCAGCCGGTGAAGCCCGGCGACGAGCTGCGTGTGCGCATCAGCGGGTTCGACCGGATCCTCGTGGTCAAGAAGCCGATCACCAAGCGCGTCGGCGCGGTGCTCGCCGCCGAGGCCGTCGATGATCGCACACCTCCTCCCCCGCCGCGCGAGCTCACCGCGTTCGTACCCGTGCGCGACCGCGGCGCCGGGCGGCCGACCAAGCGCGAGCGCCGTGACATCGATCGCCTGCGAGGACGCGACCACGGCGATCCCGGCGACTTCGACGACTGA
- a CDS encoding NUDIX domain-containing protein → MTIEPPVPGEPRRPSGPRDPGDAWVVAPTGERYWGRFGAAGLLALDADRGVLLQHRVSWSHFGDTWALPGGARHEGESACDGARREAAEEAGVPDASIRPRLLSVLDLGYWSYATLIGDVSVPFEPVISDPESRELAWVPVDEVARHPLHPGFAASWDGLRDLLDVRPVVVVDAANVVGSVPDGWWNDRAGAAARLTGRIGGLVASGVPAAALGLPEHSWFPEWVVVLEGQGRGAGDVPGLEIVRAEASGDDAIVSAVRRLVAAGRTVTAVTSDRELAARVTDARAAVRSTRWLLDLLAAQD, encoded by the coding sequence GTGACCATCGAGCCTCCCGTCCCCGGTGAGCCGCGGCGTCCGTCGGGTCCTCGCGACCCTGGCGACGCCTGGGTCGTCGCGCCCACGGGAGAGCGGTACTGGGGGCGGTTCGGCGCTGCCGGGCTGCTCGCGCTCGACGCCGATCGTGGTGTGCTCCTGCAGCATCGCGTGTCGTGGAGCCACTTCGGCGACACATGGGCGCTGCCCGGAGGGGCGCGTCACGAGGGTGAGTCCGCGTGCGATGGCGCGCGGCGCGAGGCAGCGGAAGAGGCGGGGGTTCCGGATGCCTCGATCCGCCCGCGGCTGCTGTCGGTGCTCGACCTCGGCTACTGGAGCTATGCGACGCTGATCGGCGACGTCTCGGTGCCGTTCGAGCCCGTGATCAGCGACCCGGAGAGCCGCGAGCTGGCGTGGGTGCCCGTCGACGAGGTGGCGCGGCATCCGCTCCATCCGGGCTTCGCGGCCTCGTGGGACGGCCTGAGGGATCTCCTCGACGTGCGTCCCGTCGTCGTCGTCGATGCCGCGAACGTGGTCGGCTCTGTGCCGGACGGCTGGTGGAACGATCGCGCCGGAGCTGCCGCGCGGCTGACCGGGCGGATCGGCGGTCTCGTCGCGTCGGGCGTGCCGGCGGCCGCCCTCGGCCTGCCCGAGCACTCCTGGTTCCCCGAGTGGGTCGTCGTGCTCGAAGGGCAGGGGCGCGGCGCCGGAGACGTGCCTGGCCTCGAGATCGTGCGGGCGGAGGCATCCGGCGACGATGCGATCGTCTCCGCGGTGCGGCGGCTCGTCGCGGCGGGCCGCACCGTCACCGCCGTGACGAGCGACCGTGAGCTCGCGGCGCGGGTGACGGATGCCCGAGCCGCTGTCCGCAGCACCCGCTGGCTCCTCGATCTCCTGGCGGCGCAGGACTGA
- the der gene encoding ribosome biogenesis GTPase Der, which yields MTSDNRGASDSRDAEEYEAGEDHLAENLADLDEELAEQRAAALRAGLEDYDLDEEDAELLAGLALGEDGIEYLPALPVVAIVGRPNVGKSALVNRILGRREAVVEDTPGVTRDRVTYKAEWMDRRFSLVDTGGWEPDAKGIDRSVAAQAEVAIDLCDVVMFVVDAMVGATSTDEHVVKLLRKSGKPVFLVANKIDDSRQEPEAAALWNLGLGEPFPVSAIHGRGVADLLDAIMKVLPEVSAVAKHEIGGPRRVAILGRPNVGKSSLLNKAAGEERVVVNELAGTTRDPVDEVVDVGGKLWRFVDTAGIRRRVHLQQGADFYASLRTSTALEKAEVAVVVLDVSEPISEQDVRIIDLVLESGRALVLAYNKWDLLNTPHYEDIERRRYLEREIEQDLAHVAWAPRVNISARTGRHLDKLVPALETALESWDQRIPTGKFNAFLSELVNEHPHPVRGGKQPRILFGTQASTRPPTFVLFTTGFLDPGYRRFIQRRLREIYGFEGSPIVINMRVRERRQR from the coding sequence ATGACCTCTGACAACCGTGGGGCGTCTGACAGCCGCGACGCCGAAGAGTACGAAGCCGGCGAGGACCACCTCGCCGAGAACCTCGCAGACCTCGACGAGGAGCTCGCCGAACAGCGGGCCGCCGCACTGCGCGCGGGCCTCGAGGACTACGACCTCGACGAGGAGGACGCCGAGCTCCTCGCGGGCCTCGCGCTCGGCGAGGACGGGATCGAGTACCTGCCGGCGCTGCCGGTCGTGGCGATCGTCGGACGACCGAACGTGGGCAAGTCGGCGCTGGTGAACCGCATCCTGGGGCGTCGCGAGGCCGTCGTGGAGGACACCCCCGGTGTCACGCGCGACCGCGTGACGTACAAGGCCGAATGGATGGATCGCCGCTTCTCGCTCGTCGACACCGGCGGCTGGGAGCCCGACGCCAAGGGCATCGACCGCTCGGTCGCCGCGCAGGCCGAGGTCGCGATCGACCTGTGCGACGTGGTGATGTTCGTCGTCGACGCCATGGTCGGCGCGACCTCGACCGACGAGCACGTCGTGAAGCTGCTGCGCAAGAGCGGAAAGCCGGTGTTCCTCGTCGCCAACAAGATCGACGACTCCCGCCAGGAGCCCGAGGCCGCCGCGCTGTGGAACCTCGGCCTCGGCGAGCCGTTCCCGGTGTCGGCGATCCACGGCCGCGGCGTCGCCGACCTGCTCGACGCGATCATGAAGGTGCTGCCCGAGGTCTCGGCGGTCGCCAAGCACGAGATCGGCGGACCGCGTCGCGTCGCGATCCTGGGGCGCCCGAACGTCGGCAAGTCGTCGCTGCTCAACAAGGCCGCAGGTGAGGAGCGGGTCGTCGTCAACGAGCTCGCCGGCACGACCCGCGACCCGGTGGACGAGGTCGTCGACGTCGGCGGCAAGCTGTGGCGCTTCGTCGACACGGCCGGAATCCGCCGTCGCGTCCACCTTCAGCAGGGCGCCGACTTCTACGCGTCGCTGCGCACGTCGACCGCGCTCGAGAAGGCCGAGGTCGCCGTCGTCGTCCTCGACGTCAGCGAGCCGATCAGCGAGCAGGATGTGCGCATCATCGACCTCGTGCTCGAGTCGGGCCGCGCTCTGGTGCTGGCCTACAACAAGTGGGATCTCCTGAACACGCCCCACTACGAGGACATCGAGCGCCGCCGCTATCTCGAGCGGGAGATCGAACAGGACCTCGCGCACGTCGCGTGGGCCCCGCGCGTCAACATCTCGGCCCGCACCGGCCGTCACCTCGACAAGCTCGTTCCGGCGCTCGAGACCGCGCTCGAGTCGTGGGATCAGCGCATCCCGACGGGCAAGTTCAACGCGTTCCTGTCGGAGCTCGTCAACGAGCACCCGCACCCGGTTCGCGGGGGAAAGCAGCCGCGCATCCTCTTCGGCACACAGGCGTCCACCCGGCCGCCGACCTTCGTGCTCTTCACGACCGGCTTCCTCGACCCGGGTTACCGCCGGTTCATCCAGCGTCGCCTGCGCGAGATCTACGGCTTCGAGGGTTCGCCGATCGTGATCAACATGCGGGTGCGCGAGCGTCGCCAGCGCTGA
- the cmk gene encoding (d)CMP kinase, giving the protein MTDPSTGAGAPAAEAHLDTVIVAIDGPAGSGKSSVSKQVARRLGYGFLDTGAAYRALAWLALERGTDTSDSSSVLDVMGDFDYAISLDPDEHWVRVGATDVTAAIREPRVSEAVSGVARVPAVRQAVNALFRSMVAASGRPGVVVEGRDITTVVAPDAPVRILLTAAPEVRAARRSAELTTQDASAVAAALHKRDASDSTVVDFLSAAPGVEVVDSTHLDFDQTVDAVIGVIRTNVPAQTGAHNDL; this is encoded by the coding sequence GCCGCCGAGGCGCACCTCGACACCGTGATCGTCGCGATCGACGGTCCCGCGGGCAGCGGCAAGTCCAGCGTCTCGAAGCAGGTCGCGCGCCGCCTCGGCTACGGCTTCCTCGATACCGGGGCCGCCTACCGCGCGCTCGCCTGGCTCGCCCTCGAGCGCGGCACCGACACGTCGGACTCGTCTTCCGTCCTCGACGTCATGGGCGACTTCGACTACGCCATCTCGCTCGACCCCGACGAGCACTGGGTGCGCGTCGGCGCGACCGACGTGACCGCCGCGATCCGCGAGCCCCGCGTCTCCGAGGCGGTGAGCGGCGTCGCCCGCGTGCCCGCCGTGCGGCAGGCGGTGAACGCCCTCTTCCGCTCGATGGTCGCGGCATCCGGTCGCCCCGGCGTGGTCGTCGAAGGGCGCGACATCACCACCGTCGTCGCCCCCGACGCACCCGTGCGGATCCTCCTGACCGCCGCTCCGGAGGTGCGAGCCGCCCGCCGCAGCGCCGAGCTGACGACGCAGGATGCCTCGGCCGTCGCCGCGGCCCTGCACAAGCGCGACGCCTCCGACTCCACCGTCGTCGACTTCCTCAGCGCCGCGCCCGGCGTCGAGGTCGTCGATTCGACCCACCTCGATTTCGACCAGACCGTGGACGCCGTCATCGGCGTGATCCGCACGAACGTGCCTGCACAGACGGGAGCGCACAATGACCTCTGA